From a single Silene latifolia isolate original U9 population chromosome 6, ASM4854445v1, whole genome shotgun sequence genomic region:
- the LOC141658440 gene encoding heat shock cognate 70 kDa protein-like: MGEDNKGKAAAIGIDLGTTYSCVAVWRRGKVEVIPNDQGNRTTPSCVAFTQTQRLVGDAANNQATVNPSNTIFDAKRLIGRKFNDEALQKDIKLWPFKVSPSSNDDKKPLIVVSYKGEEKEFAAEEISAMILAKMKEVAEDYLGTTVKNAVITVPAYFNNLQRQATKDAGMIAGLNVMRIINEPTSAAIAYGYDNKATVTKNVLVFDLGGGTFDVSLVTIINGLFEVKSVSGNTHLGGADFDSRMVTHFVAEFERKHGKDLSGDPRAIGRLRAACERAKRTLSSTTSSFISIDCLYESIDFCSTITRAKFEKLNMDLFEECINPVEKCVNDAKMEKGDIHDIVLVGGSTRIPKVEQLLQNFFCGKELCKQINPDEAIASGAATYAAILSGLDDNDFSLSDVTPLSLGVKDPDGAMSVVIPRNTRIPCKRVKTRITVKDFQTRMRFIVFEGERPVAWDNNLLGSYLLTGIRAEPIGVVDVDVYFDIDADGILKCSAQERDTENRSEITISNHSGRLPKQEVERMLRDAEMYKVEDEQYRHKVKAMNELDNYTHYLASMLKRSGKRVGRKDERKVGDAIEKTRQWVDWNFMLAQGIKFEDKLKEVESICEPIIGKMNQAEKDGVTLQKIEVIDIDDE; encoded by the exons ATGGGAGAAGATAACAAGGGAAAAGCAGCGGCAATAGGAATCGATCTTGGAACGACGTATTCATGTGTGGCAGTTTGGAGGCGTGGCAAAGTCGAAGTCATTCCCAACGATCAGGGTAACAGAACCACCCCGTCTTGCGTCGCTTTCACTCAAACTCAACGTTTAGTCGGGGATGCTGCCAACAACCAAGCAACCGTCAATCCTTCCAACACTATCTTCG ATGCAAAGAGGCTGATAGGCCGGAAATTCAATGATGAAGCTCTGCAGAAAGACATAAAACTTTGGCCTTTTAAGGTTAGCCCATCTTCTAATGATGACAAGAAGCCTTTGATTGTGGTCAGTTACAAGGGAGAAGAAAAGGAATTTGCAGCTGAAGAAATATCGGCTATGATCCTTGCTAAGATGAAGGAAGTTGCTGAGGATTATCTCGGAACTACTGTGAAAAATGCTGTAATAACCGTTCCTGCTTATTTCAATAATTTGCAGCGCCAGGCTACTAAAGATGCGGGAATGATCGCTGGACTTAATGTTATGCGTATTATCAATGAGCCTACGTCTGCTGCCATTGCGTATGGATACGATAACAAGGCTACCGTCACTAAAAATGTGTTGGTTTTCGATCTTGGTGGAGGAACATTTGACGTTTCTCTAGTTACTATCATAAATGGTTTATTCGAAGTGAAATCAGTCAGTGGAAACACTCACCTTGGTGGCGCAGATTTTGACAGCAGAATGGTTACCCACTTTGTGGCGGAGTTTGAGAGAAAACATGGCAAGGACCTCAGTGGAGACCCTCGGGCTATTGGGAGACTACGAGCTGCTTGTGAGAGAGCTAAGAGAACCCTTTcttcgacaacctcgtcctttaTCAGTATCGATTGCCTCTATGAAAGCATTGATTTTTGTTCTACCATAACCCGAGCCAAATTTGAGAAATTGAACATGGATCTGTTCGAGGAGTGCATCAATCCTGTAGAAAAGTGTGTGAATGATGCTAAAATGGAAAAAGGTGATATTCATGACATTGTTTTAGTTGGTGGCTCCACCAGGATCCCCAAAGTTGAACAGCTGTTACAAAATTTCTTCTGCGGTAAGGAGCTGTGCAAACAAATTAACCCTGATGAGGCCATTGCTAGCGGAGCTGCCACCTATGCTGCTATCCTGAGCGGATTAGACGACAATGATTTCTCCCTGTCGGATGTTACTCCTTTGTCGTTGGGTGTCAAGGATCCTGATGGAGCTATGAGTGTCGTGATTCCTAGAAACACTCGTATACCATGTAAACGAGTGAAGACTAGAATTACTGTGAAAGACTTCCAGACTAGAATGCGATTCATTGTGTTTGAGGGTGAGAGACCAGTAGCGTGGGACAATAATCTTCTGGGTAGTTATCTTCTCACCGGGATTCGAGCAGAGCCCATAGGTGTAGTTGATGTAGACGTATACTTTGATATTGATGCTGACGGTATCCTGAAATGCTCGGCCCAGGAAAGAGATACTGAGAATAGGAGTGAAATAACAATAAGCAACCACAGTGGGAGGTTGCCCAAGCAGGAAGTGGAGAGAATGCTGAGGGATGCTGAGATGTACAAGGTTGAAGACGAGCAGTATCGACACAAGGTTAAAGCGATGAATGAATTGGATAATTATACTCATTACTTGGCGTCAATGCTAAAACGCAGTGGTAAAAGAGTTGGTCGAAAAGACGAGAGGAAGGTGGGTGATGCGATTGAGAAGACTAGACAATGGGTGGACTGGAATTTCATGCTTGCTCAAGGAATTAAGTTCGAAGATAAGTTGAAGGAAGTGGAGAGTATTTGTGAGCCCATCATTGGAAAGATGAATCAGGCGGAGAAAGACGGTGTCACACTTCAGAAAATTGAAGTAATTGACATAGatgatgaataa
- the LOC141585828 gene encoding uncharacterized protein LOC141585828 — protein MRIPSLGGVCSWLHDKIIDPFLLILRRGTEPKQLAFSAALGTTLGIFPIVGVTVFLCGLAIPILGSRCHPPTVLLLNFVVTPIELSLVVPFLRLGETICGSSHFSLTSDALKKVFTGQASTQVLLTILHAMLGWLFVAPFILPLLYLLLFPCFKVLVRRFKPKEAQLRSEA, from the exons ATGAGAATACCAAGTTTGGGTGGTGTGTGTTCTTGGTTACACGACAAGATCATTGACCCTTTTCTCCTCATCCTTCGCAG GGGTACAGAGCCTAAACAGTTGGCATTCTCAGCAGCTCTGGGTACCACACTTGGTATTTTCCCTATTGTTG GGGTTACCGTATTCCTATGTGGACTGGCTATTCCTATATTGGGATCCCGCTGCCATCCCCCGACTGTCTTGTTGCTTAATTTTGTGGTTACTCCTATTGAGTTGAG TCTGGTTGTACCCTTCTTGCGACTCGGGGAAACTATTTGTGGCAGCTCTCATTTCTCATTGACCTCTGATGCTCTCAAGAAGGTCTTCACTGGCCAAGCTTCTACTCAAGTTCTTCTCACCATCCTTCATGCC ATGTTGGGATGGCTATTTGTGGCGCCATTTATTCTGCCCTTGCTCTATCTACTATTGTTTCCTTGTTTCAAGGTTCTGGTTCGGAGATTTAAGCCCAAAGAAGCCCAGCTCAGAAGTGAGGCTTAA
- the LOC141585827 gene encoding phytolongin Phyl1.1-like, whose amino-acid sequence MGSMEKGFVHYCCVAKGGRILQSYNDGNGDSNENPEIEKLAALCLEKVPQFHRWYSQTMNKRSYCYLMEDGLVYFAIAEEGLGNQAVIRFLEHYRDEFKKIVKRDSGFRLSWKAKGKGSRSSSNLNSVNLQEQLIPVIKQLITSLENVSQASSDSTFNSSLSPCGSSTMAPLLGTKSGKLEKRSEDHVITMRGFEVEEQCQSSERGLTGTIVSPDPLSKEMNASRRRSSSQTVRRKWCRLVRLVLAIDAVVCIILLVVWLAICKGFQCIR is encoded by the coding sequence ATGGGTTCAATGGAAAAGGGTTTTGTGCATTACTGTTGTGTGGCAAAAGGGGGAAGAATTTTACAGTCATATAATGATGGAAATGGTGATTCTAATGAAAACCCGGAAATCGAAAAGTTAGCTGCTTTGTGTTTGGAAAAAGTTCCTCAGTTTCATAGATGGTATTCCCAAACTATGAATAAGAGGAGTTATTGCTATTTGATGGAAGATGGGTTGGTTTATTTTGCAATTGCTGAAGAGGGTCTTGGAAATCAGGCTGTAATTAGGTTTCTAGAACATTATAGGGACGAGTTTAAGAAGATTGTGAAAAGAGATTCTGGTTTTCGGTTGAGTTGGAAGGCAAAGGGGAAGGGAAGTAGGTCGAGTTCGAATTTGAACTCAGTTAATTTGCAGGAGCAATTGATTCCTGTTATTAAACAGTTGATTACTTCCCTTGAGAATGTGAGCCAGGCTAGCAGTGACAGTACGTTTAACTCGTCCTTATCTCCGTGTGGGAGTTCTACTATGGCGCCTTTGTTGGGTACCAAGTCCGGTAAGCTAGAGAAAAGGAGTGAGGATCATGTTATTACCATGAGAGGTTTTGAAGTAGAAGAGCAGTGTCAGTCTTCGGAGAGAGGGTTAACTGGTACGATAGTGTCTCCAGACCCATTGTCAAAGGAGATGAATGCATCTAGGAGGAGGTCGTCTTCTCAGACTGTCAGAAGAAAATGGTGTCGCTTGGTGCGCTTGGTTCTTGCTATTGATGCTGTTGTGTGCATTATACTACTTGTAGTTTGGCTGGCCATTTGTAAAGGTTTCCAGTGCATTCGATGA